The following proteins are encoded in a genomic region of Ictalurus punctatus breed USDA103 chromosome 15, Coco_2.0, whole genome shotgun sequence:
- the usp21 gene encoding ubiquitin carboxyl-terminal hydrolase 21 → MLRARMDTSCQDLCRSLASQNENIDISQSVLYTSLMGLLLVADKERELTLGSGQVGLHNAGNTCFLNAIVQCLSHTQGLRDYCLTKTYLQDMCSSQEPELMNEFTKVLEGLWCTDEGKRTVNPERFYRVFKEAMPYFSGYSQQDAQEFLRFLLDRLHTEINRRPSHHPAIFTTPEPSYTQFRISEEAAALWKKHVDKDDSIIVDLFSGQLRSSLHCSVCSHYSNTFDVFCDLSLSIPKMSDSRAGVTLRECLDLFSHEEKLSKENSPMCEKCNRRTETTKSLTIQRFPKILVIHLKRFTASRYSIRKSTVPVSFPLTDLDLGPFGPSDCGPVLYDLYALCNHTGTVNMGHYTAVCKEEEGWCCYNDSCVTQISEDQLQSSQVYLLFYKLKNSMASRK, encoded by the exons ATGCTGAGAGCTCGGATGGACACCTCATGCCAGGACCTGTGTCGCTCACTCGCCAGCCAAAATGAAAACATAGACATCTCACAGTCGGTGCTctacacctccctcatgggcttgTTGCTGGTGGCTGACAAAGag AGAGAGCTAACACTGGGCAGTGGACAAGTTGGACTGCATAATGCTGGGAACACA TGTTTTCTGAATGCCATTGTGCAGTGTCTCTCCCACACTCAGGGTCTTAGAGACTACTGTCTGACTAAAACCTATCTTCAGGACATGTGCTCCAGTCAAGAGCCAGAGCTGATGAATG AATTCACCAAAGTTTTGGAAGGGCTGTGGTGCACAGATGAAGGGAAAAGGACAGTCAATCCTGAACGGTTCTATCGTGTCTTTAAAGAGGCTATGCCTTACTTCAGTGGATACAG TCAGCAGGATGCTCAGGAGTTCTTGCGATTCCTTTTGGACCGTTTACATACAGAAATCAACCGCCGACCCTCACATCACCCTGCCATCTTTACCACTCCTGAGCCCAGCTACACTCAATTCAG GATTTCAGAAGAAGCAGCTGCTCTGTGGAAGAAACATGTGGACAAGGATGACAGTATAATTGTAG ATTTGTTCTCAGGACAGCTGCGCAGCTCGCTGCACTGCTCAGTCTGCTCACACTACTCCAACACCTTTGATGTGTTCTGTGATCTGTCCTTGTCTATCCCAAAG ATGAGTGACTCCAGAGCAGGTGTAACCCTTCGGGAATGTCTGGATCTGTTCTCACACGAGGAAAAACTCAGCAAAGAAAATTCACCT ATGTGTGAGAAGTGTAATCGTCGCACAGAGACTACAAAAAGTCTAACCATCCAGAGATTCCCTAAAATCCTGGTGATAC ACTTAAAGCGCTTTACAGCATCAAGGTATTCAATCCGGAAAAGCACAGTACCAGTGTCATTCCCGCTTACTGATCTTGACTTGGGACCTTTTGGACCGAGTGACTGCG GCCCAGTGCTGTATGACCTATATGCTCTATGCAACCACACTGGCACTGTGAACATGGGTCATTACACAGCTGTCTGCAAAGAAGAGGAAGGCTGGTGCTGCTATAATGACTCGTG TGTTACCCAAATATCTGAGGACCAGCTTCAGTCCAGCCAGGTGTATCTTCTCTTCTACAAACTTAAAAACAGTATGGCCTCCAGGAAATGA